From a region of the Triticum aestivum cultivar Chinese Spring chromosome 7D, IWGSC CS RefSeq v2.1, whole genome shotgun sequence genome:
- the LOC123170795 gene encoding uncharacterized protein, with amino-acid sequence MASIWRRGAATSRFQPTPAVPAAIQHLHVLSTISIALTRPAGPQHHPRLTLAARTAGVRCRHGRRRGACTSDCFLRHRPRCLRGIHLLIRPSHPGAPLGVVGACDFPVRDGGNRGTLWCRRARDSSPLTESTLLSQPLHVYGLSASCLWCGCVEADDKYGRSLLASNMYVLTPSRKGVFARLPAYLEASRAPAVYDRRIDSPQTAVMQTRNASDMDAVRKLGAASATSVRRKTLCDITNLRRPVVAAGRVEVRGRRGWDRVVGQGKIC; translated from the exons ATGGCCTCGATCTGGAGAAGGGGAGCAGCTACCAGCCGATTCCAGCCCACTCCGGCGGTCCCGGCGGCCATCCAGCACCTTCATGTGCTCTCTACCATCTCCATTGCGCTAACTCGACCTGCAGGTCCTCAACATCATCCGCGACTAACCCTAGCCGCTCGGACTGCTGGTGTGCGGTGTCGCCATGGACGCCGGCGCGGCGCCTGCACCTCTGACTGTTTCCTCCGACACCGTCCGCGTTGCCTACGGGGCATCCACCTCCTCATACGCCCCTCTCACCCAGGCGCACCTCTTGGGGTCGTTGGCGCTTGTGATTTCCCCGTGCGA GATGGTGGCAACAGAGGGACTCTTTGGTGCCGGAGAGCTCGGGATTCATCACCCCTAACTGAATCAACCCTGCTATCACAG CCTCTGCATGTTTATGGCCTCTCAGCTTCGTGCTTATGGTGTGGCTGCGTGGAAGCCGACGACAAGTACGGCCGCTCTCTACTTGCCTCTAATATGTATGTCTTAACTCCCTCGAGAAAAGGAGTCTTTGCAAG ACTACCCGCATATCTGGAGGCATCGCGTGCGCCCGCCGTTTATGACCGCCGGATCGATTCACCACAGACGGCGGTGATGCAGACCAGGAACGCATCGGACATGGACGCTGTGCGGAAACTCGGCGCTGCCAGCGCCACCTCGGTGAGGAGGAAGACGCTCTGCGACATCACCAACCTAAGGCGGCCGGTGGTGGCGGCAGGACGGGTTGAGGTACGCGGACGGCGTGGATGGGATCGCGTGGTTGGTCAAGGCAAGATTTGCTGA
- the LOC123170796 gene encoding uncharacterized protein: MKFEWLANERGLGGDCAVAADGCLLLTSDFGESRLLAAKAAAARRLERHRLLLERRAADLASHALADIDATHARRLAVARDISSTNGEIEDAQRKAEEWGRFYESKRMEMEEFRPSSPQPPSTTAAATSQPHDVEAPLQELQSSGLHSDDAGIGAAEAWKAYLMAKKAKLDETLAAARQFRALLRQQLQKAFASQVRDQKAAQN; encoded by the exons ATGAAATTTGAATGGCTAGCAAATGAGCGAGGCCTCGGTGGTGACTGCGCCGTCGCTGCCGATGGGTGCCTtctgttgacatcagattttg GAGAGTCCCGCCTCCTTGCCGccaaggccgccgccgcccgccgcctcgagCGGCACCGCCTCCTCCTCGAGCGCCGCGCCGCAGACCTCGCCTCCCACGCCCTCGCTGACATCGACGCCACCCACGCGCGCCGCCTTGCCGTCGCCCGCGACATCAGCTCGACCAACGGCGAGATTGAGGACGCGCAGCGGAAGGCGGAGGAGTGGGGCCGCTTCTACGAGTCCAAGAGGATGGAGATGGAGGAGTTCCGGCCGTCGTCTCCACAGCCTCCATCCACCACGGCCGCAGCCACTTCTCAACCCCACGA CGTGGAGGCACCCCTGCAGGAGCTGCAGAGCAGCGGGTTGCACTCGGACGACGCCGGGATCGGGGCTGCGGAAGCCTGGAAGGCCTACCTCATGGCTAAGAAGGCCAAGCTGGATGAGACCCTTGCTGCAGCCCGCCAATTCAGAGCACTGCTTCGGCAGCAGCTCCAGAAAGCCTTCGCGTCACAGGTTAGGGATCAAAAGGCAGCACAAAACTGA
- the LOC123164777 gene encoding triphosphate tunnel metalloenzyme 3 → MEVEIKLRLPDAAAHGRLSSFLAPRLLRTDAQRNVFFDAPARPLAAATAALRVRLYGPDDRAPSRAVLALKRRPRIHAGVSRVEEVEEPLDPALALACLDDPARLAAVDSPIVRLVSDEYGVGGDRAPFVCLGGFRNTRGVYELGEGEGQGLVLELDETHFDFGTNYELECETAEPDQAKEVLERLLTVAGVPYEYSRSNKFACFMAGKLLP, encoded by the coding sequence ATGGAGGTCGAGATCAAGCTCCGGCTCCCGGACGCGGCCGCGCACGGGCGCCTCTCCTCCTTCCTCGCGCCCCGCCTGCTCCGCACCGACGCCCAGCGCAACGTCTTCTTCGACGCCCCCGCGcggcccctcgccgccgccaccgccgcgctcCGCGTCCGCCTCTACGGCCCCGACGACCGCGCCCCCTCCCGCGCCGTCCTCGCGCTCAAGCGCCGCCCGCGCATCCACGCCGGCGTCAgccgcgtcgaggaggtcgaggagcccctcgaccccgccctcgccctcgcctgcCTCGACGACCCCGCtcgcctcgccgccgtcgactccccCATCGTCCGGCTCGTCTCCGACGAGTACGGCGTCGGCGGGGACAGAGCGCCGTTCGTCTGCCTCGGCGGGTTCCGGAACACCCGCGGCGTGTATGAGCTCGGGGAGGGCGAGGGGCAGGGGCTCGTGCTGGAGCTCGACGAGACGCACTTCGATTTCGGCACCAACTACGAGCTGGAGTGCGAGACCGCGGAGCCCGACCAGGCCAAGGAGGTCCTCGAGCGGCTGCTCACGGTGGCTGGGGTGCCGTATGAGTACTCCCGGAGCAATAAGTTCGCGTGCTTCATGGCCGGGAAGCTGCTTCCATGA